The following proteins are encoded in a genomic region of Pseudomonas sp. Os17:
- the gbcB gene encoding glycine-betaine demethylase subunit GbcB produces MSNTFLNPVTTQTWANGRHIVRCVKVIQETWDVRTFCFMADQPIMFFFKPGQFVTLELEIEGQPVMRSYTISSSPSVPYSFSVTIKRVPGGKVSNWLHDTLHEGQELAVHGPVGLFNAIDFPSPKVLYLSGGVGITPVMSMARWFYDTNGNVDMVFIHSARSPKDIIYHRELEHMASRIDNFSLHLICEKHGLGEPWAGYRGYLNHKMLELMAPDFLEREVFCCGPTPYMNAVKRLLEAAGFDMARYHEESFGATPPEARADAVEHAEQAAEAPEPDLADLHQVEFTASGKSIRVAPGETVHAAAAKLGLMIPKACGMGICGTCKVLKLGGEVVMEHNGGITEEDEAEGYILSCCSVPKGDVRVEY; encoded by the coding sequence ATGTCCAACACCTTCCTCAACCCGGTAACCACCCAGACCTGGGCCAATGGCCGTCACATCGTCCGTTGCGTCAAAGTCATCCAGGAAACCTGGGACGTGCGGACCTTCTGCTTCATGGCCGACCAGCCGATCATGTTCTTCTTCAAGCCCGGGCAGTTCGTCACCCTGGAGCTGGAGATCGAAGGCCAGCCGGTGATGCGCTCCTACACCATTTCCAGCTCGCCGTCGGTGCCCTACAGCTTTTCGGTGACCATCAAGCGCGTGCCGGGGGGCAAGGTCTCCAACTGGCTGCACGACACCCTGCATGAAGGCCAGGAGCTGGCGGTGCACGGGCCAGTGGGGCTGTTCAACGCCATCGACTTCCCCAGCCCGAAAGTGCTTTACCTCAGCGGCGGCGTCGGCATCACCCCGGTGATGTCCATGGCGCGCTGGTTCTACGACACCAACGGCAACGTCGACATGGTGTTCATCCACAGCGCCCGCTCACCCAAGGACATCATTTACCACCGCGAGCTGGAGCACATGGCCTCGCGGATCGACAACTTCAGCCTGCACCTGATCTGCGAGAAACACGGCCTGGGCGAGCCCTGGGCCGGCTATCGCGGCTACCTGAACCACAAGATGCTGGAGCTGATGGCCCCGGACTTCCTGGAGCGGGAAGTGTTCTGCTGCGGGCCGACGCCCTACATGAATGCGGTCAAGCGCCTGCTGGAAGCTGCCGGTTTCGACATGGCGCGCTACCACGAGGAATCCTTCGGCGCGACCCCGCCCGAAGCCCGGGCCGACGCCGTGGAACACGCCGAACAGGCGGCCGAGGCGCCGGAGCCGGATCTGGCCGATCTGCATCAGGTGGAGTTCACCGCCTCCGGCAAGAGCATCCGCGTGGCCCCGGGGGAAACCGTGCATGCCGCTGCGGCCAAGCTCGGCCTGATGATCCCCAAGGCCTGCGGCATGGGCATCTGCGGCACCTGCAAGGTGCTCAAGCTGGGCGGCGAAGTGGTGATGGAGCACAACGGCGGGATCACCGAGGAAGACGAAGCCGAAGGCTACATCCTGTCCTGCTGCAGCGTGCCCAAGGGCGACGTGCGAGTGGAATACTGA
- the gbcA gene encoding glycine-betaine demethylase subunit GbcA codes for MDVTATLSLGDPLEPARKATAQMLQERERTFSLPQPFYCDERLFDIDMQEIFQKEWLIAGMTCEIPTKGNYITLQIGKNPIIVIRGADGVVHAFHNVCRHRGSRLCTSDKGKVAKLVCHYHQWTYELDGRLLFAGTEMGADFDMKQYGLKPVNVKTAGGYIFISLAENPPAIDDFLATLAHYMEPYDMENTKVAVQTTLHEKANWKLVLENNRECYHCGGSHPELLKTLLEWDDVTDPRADQAFKDHVAASAAAWEAEKIPYAHASFGLRNRIVRMPLLKGTVSMTMDGKQGCAKLMGRIKNPDLGSMRILHLPHSWNHCMGDHIIVFTVWPISAQETVVTTKWLVHKDAVEGVDYDVERMRQVWDATNDQDRRLAEENQRGINSTAYQPGPYSKTYEFGVVNFVDWYSERMLSNLGAEPAPYLKGVPVTG; via the coding sequence ATGGACGTCACCGCAACCCTGAGCTTGGGCGATCCACTGGAACCTGCACGCAAGGCCACTGCACAGATGCTGCAGGAGCGCGAGCGGACCTTCTCCCTGCCGCAGCCCTTCTACTGCGATGAAAGGCTGTTCGATATCGACATGCAGGAGATCTTCCAGAAGGAATGGCTGATCGCCGGCATGACCTGCGAGATCCCCACCAAGGGCAACTACATCACCCTGCAGATCGGCAAGAACCCGATCATCGTCATCCGCGGCGCCGACGGCGTGGTCCACGCCTTCCACAACGTCTGCCGCCACCGCGGTTCGCGGCTGTGCACCAGCGACAAGGGCAAGGTCGCCAAGCTGGTCTGCCACTACCACCAGTGGACCTACGAACTGGACGGTCGCCTGCTGTTCGCCGGCACCGAGATGGGCGCCGACTTCGACATGAAGCAGTACGGCCTGAAACCGGTGAACGTGAAGACCGCCGGCGGCTACATCTTCATTTCCCTGGCCGAGAACCCGCCGGCCATCGACGACTTCCTGGCGACCCTGGCCCATTACATGGAGCCCTACGACATGGAGAACACCAAGGTGGCGGTGCAGACCACCTTGCATGAAAAGGCCAACTGGAAGCTGGTGCTGGAGAACAACCGCGAGTGCTACCACTGCGGCGGCTCGCACCCCGAATTGCTGAAAACCCTGCTGGAATGGGACGACGTCACCGACCCGCGGGCCGACCAGGCGTTCAAGGACCACGTGGCCGCCTCCGCCGCCGCCTGGGAAGCCGAGAAGATCCCTTACGCCCACGCCAGCTTCGGCCTGCGCAACCGTATCGTGCGCATGCCGCTGCTCAAGGGCACCGTGTCCATGACCATGGACGGCAAGCAGGGCTGCGCCAAGCTGATGGGGCGGATCAAGAACCCGGACCTGGGCTCGATGCGCATCCTGCACCTGCCGCATTCGTGGAACCACTGCATGGGCGACCACATCATCGTGTTCACCGTGTGGCCGATCAGCGCCCAGGAAACCGTGGTCACCACCAAGTGGCTGGTGCACAAGGATGCCGTGGAAGGTGTCGATTACGACGTCGAGCGCATGCGCCAGGTGTGGGACGCCACCAACGACCAGGACCGGCGCCTGGCGGAAGAAAACCAGCGCGGCATCAACTCCACCGCCTACCAGCCGGGCCCGTACTCCAAGACCTACGAGTTCGGCGTGGTCAACTTCGTCGACTGGTACAGCGAGCGCATGCTGAGCAACCTCGGCGCGGAACCGGCGCCCTACCTCAAGGGCGTGCCGGTCACCGGCTGA
- a CDS encoding metallophosphoesterase family protein, whose translation MSFVSNLEHEYEQVKARVDGLLARLDLAWKKLRSQLEPAELQAIVQLLQRAHDQAQYALIHGDLPPGQAPVPWELAHGLSVLHLGNAKPLPQTVAELQTQVMKDGTLLGCRQWELLDLRWSEALLNWIENLRKHAPFGTTPALIEMADNVLLDMAGDWGTGYFQPHSAAQRVADLIKQDQADFTVHLGDVYYAGTGSEENADLADWPMGRQASFSLNSNHEMYSGAHGYFAEIAALFPQQQGTSYFTLFNSHWLIVGLDSAYAADEMNLYMDGNLNPPQQQWLKDLVASKGQGRKIMLLSHHQGLDISGQQQTALYKQVVAALGRVPDYWYWGHLHNGICYAPKDGMYGRCIGHGAIPYGVTRELKGNPQVLWSETLSADDPNYPLRVRNGYVRVKLDGAQISEDFIGETGAVSWSLPRRP comes from the coding sequence ATGTCATTTGTGAGTAATCTGGAACACGAATACGAACAGGTGAAAGCCCGGGTCGACGGGCTGCTGGCCAGGCTCGACCTGGCCTGGAAAAAACTCCGTAGCCAGCTTGAGCCGGCGGAGCTGCAGGCGATCGTGCAACTGCTGCAGCGCGCCCATGACCAGGCGCAGTACGCCCTGATTCACGGCGACTTGCCCCCCGGTCAGGCGCCGGTGCCCTGGGAGTTGGCCCACGGCCTGTCGGTGCTGCACCTGGGCAACGCCAAGCCCCTGCCGCAAACGGTGGCCGAGCTGCAGACCCAGGTGATGAAGGACGGCACCCTGTTGGGTTGTCGCCAGTGGGAGCTGCTGGACCTGCGCTGGAGCGAGGCGCTGCTCAACTGGATCGAGAACCTGCGCAAGCACGCGCCCTTCGGCACCACCCCGGCGCTGATCGAGATGGCCGACAACGTGCTGCTGGACATGGCCGGGGACTGGGGCACCGGCTACTTCCAGCCCCATTCGGCGGCGCAGCGGGTGGCGGACCTGATCAAGCAGGACCAGGCGGATTTCACCGTCCACCTGGGAGATGTGTATTACGCCGGTACCGGCAGCGAAGAGAACGCCGACCTTGCCGATTGGCCCATGGGCCGCCAGGCGTCATTCAGCCTCAACTCCAACCATGAAATGTACAGCGGTGCCCATGGCTACTTTGCCGAGATCGCCGCGCTGTTTCCCCAGCAGCAGGGCACCAGCTACTTCACCCTGTTCAACAGCCACTGGCTGATCGTCGGCCTGGACAGCGCCTATGCCGCCGACGAAATGAACCTGTACATGGACGGCAACCTCAATCCCCCGCAGCAGCAATGGCTCAAGGACCTGGTGGCCAGCAAGGGCCAGGGGCGCAAGATCATGCTGCTCAGCCATCACCAGGGGCTGGATATCAGCGGCCAGCAGCAGACCGCGCTGTACAAGCAGGTGGTCGCGGCCCTGGGCCGGGTGCCGGACTACTGGTACTGGGGGCACCTGCACAATGGCATCTGCTATGCGCCCAAGGACGGCATGTACGGGCGCTGCATCGGCCACGGGGCGATTCCCTATGGCGTCACCCGCGAATTGAAAGGCAACCCTCAGGTGCTGTGGTCGGAAACCCTGTCGGCGGATGATCCGAACTACCCGCTGCGGGTGCGCAACGGTTACGTGAGGGTGAAGCTGGATGGGGCGCAGATCAGCGAAGACTTCATTGGCGAGACCGGCGCAGTCAGTTGGTCACTGCCTCGAAGGCCCTGA
- a CDS encoding GMC oxidoreductase, translated as MTRIATPISEIQEHYDVIVIGSGYGGGIAASRLSRAGRRVCLLERGREIQPGEYPNTLASATEELQVHDPEGHIGSRTGLFDLHVNAQQNVVVGCGLGGTSLINANVALEPEPGVFDDPRWPQAVREHRDTLLKEGFARAREMLKPNPYPESAPTLPKLVAHRKSAEFLKQGSHFYKPPINVTFSKLPNNLNHVGVEQLPCNHCGDCVSGCNNKAKNTTLMNYLPDACNHGAQIFCQAQVRYLERDGDGWIVHFQYLDSGREKFSAPTLFVKADIVVLSAGTLGSTEILLRSRAKGLSTSAQLGEHMSGNGDILGFGHNCEQTINGIGFGTHSASELKPVGPCITSVIDLRTEGDWRSRMVIEEGSIPGALGRAMVPSMALFAGTLGKATDNSLSGQLGYKEREAESFLRGPYYGALHNMQTYLIMSHDNGRGRMLLDDQDQLRIDWPGVGEQPNVVLGNERLQQCTKALGGIWVENPIWTQLLKHSIVSVHPLGGCVMGEDAGQGVVNHKGQVFCGASGSDVYPGLYVADGAVIPTSLAVNPLLTISAVSERNMRLLAEDRGWKIDYRLPSAPSKAVPAPTLGVQFTETMKGYFSTDFTQPQGTDLALYQAAAQRGEAQNSPIEFTLTITAADLDRMIKEPEHAATLVGTLNAPLLSAQPLVASHGVFNLFEEYQEQVGVRHMNYDMRLSAEDGSEYFFSAFKTVPEDHGVLNIWPDTSTLYVTLYRGRDKNAPVLGSGVMHILPADFARQMTTMKVLNARNERERIEALARFGKFFAGILWESYGGVFAGDIYFNPDAPPRLKRPLDAPVPTVHFFQTEDHVHLRLTRYQAGSKGPVMLVHGLGVGSNIFSTDTIQTNLLEYLCKHDYDVWLLDFRVSILLPASKQECNGDQIAAYDFKAAIGQIKQATGARDVQCVVHCYGATTFFMSLLAGLQDVRSVVCSQIAADTVVAAATGIKAGLHLPGMLDAIGIKSLTAYADSKESWFNKLYDTALNGYARLEAQGYCTNPVCHRITFMYASLYRHDTLNQTLHDNLHELFGASNIETFEHLALICRKGHLVDFKGRDVYMPHFDRLKLPICFISGADNQCYLPQSTQKTYERLCQLHGPELFSRHVVPGYGHIDCIFGKNAVVDVYPLILAHLDKTARG; from the coding sequence ATGACTCGGATCGCGACCCCCATCAGCGAGATCCAGGAACACTACGACGTGATCGTCATCGGCTCCGGCTATGGCGGCGGCATTGCCGCCTCCCGACTGTCCCGGGCCGGGCGCCGCGTCTGCCTGCTGGAGCGGGGGCGGGAAATCCAGCCCGGCGAGTACCCCAACACCCTGGCCAGCGCCACCGAGGAGTTGCAGGTGCATGACCCCGAAGGTCATATCGGTTCGCGAACCGGGCTCTTCGATCTGCACGTCAACGCCCAGCAGAACGTGGTGGTGGGCTGTGGCCTGGGGGGCACTTCGCTGATCAACGCCAACGTCGCCCTGGAACCCGAACCCGGAGTCTTCGATGACCCGCGCTGGCCCCAGGCGGTGCGCGAACACCGTGACACCCTGCTCAAGGAAGGCTTCGCCCGGGCCCGGGAGATGCTCAAGCCCAATCCCTATCCGGAGTCGGCGCCGACCTTGCCCAAGCTGGTGGCTCACCGCAAATCCGCGGAGTTTCTCAAGCAGGGCTCGCACTTCTACAAGCCGCCGATCAACGTGACCTTCAGCAAGCTGCCCAATAACCTCAACCATGTCGGGGTCGAGCAACTGCCCTGCAACCACTGCGGCGACTGCGTCTCGGGCTGTAACAACAAGGCCAAGAACACCACCCTGATGAACTACCTGCCGGACGCCTGCAACCATGGCGCGCAGATTTTCTGCCAGGCCCAGGTGCGCTACCTGGAGCGTGACGGTGACGGCTGGATCGTGCACTTCCAGTACCTGGACAGCGGCCGCGAGAAGTTCTCGGCGCCGACCCTGTTCGTCAAGGCCGACATCGTCGTGCTCAGTGCCGGCACCCTGGGTTCCACGGAAATCCTCCTGCGTTCCCGGGCCAAGGGCCTGTCCACCTCGGCCCAGCTCGGCGAGCACATGAGCGGCAACGGCGACATCCTCGGCTTTGGCCACAACTGCGAGCAGACCATCAATGGCATCGGCTTCGGCACCCATTCGGCCAGTGAGCTCAAACCCGTGGGGCCGTGCATCACCTCGGTCATCGACCTGCGCACCGAAGGCGACTGGCGCAGCCGCATGGTGATCGAGGAGGGTTCGATTCCCGGCGCCCTGGGGCGGGCCATGGTGCCGAGCATGGCGCTGTTCGCCGGGACCCTGGGCAAGGCCACCGACAACAGCCTCAGCGGTCAGTTGGGCTACAAGGAGCGCGAGGCCGAAAGCTTTCTGCGCGGGCCCTACTACGGCGCCCTGCACAACATGCAGACCTACCTGATCATGAGCCACGACAACGGCCGCGGGCGCATGCTGCTCGATGACCAGGACCAGCTGCGCATCGACTGGCCGGGCGTTGGCGAGCAGCCCAATGTGGTCCTCGGCAACGAACGCCTGCAGCAGTGCACCAAGGCCCTGGGCGGGATCTGGGTGGAGAACCCGATCTGGACCCAGCTGCTCAAGCACAGCATCGTCTCGGTGCACCCGCTGGGGGGCTGCGTGATGGGCGAGGATGCCGGGCAGGGCGTGGTCAACCACAAGGGCCAGGTGTTTTGCGGCGCCAGCGGCAGCGATGTCTATCCCGGGTTGTATGTGGCCGACGGCGCGGTGATTCCGACGTCACTGGCGGTCAATCCGCTGCTGACCATCTCGGCGGTCAGCGAGCGCAACATGCGCCTGCTGGCCGAGGACCGCGGCTGGAAGATCGACTACCGCCTGCCCTCGGCACCGAGCAAGGCGGTGCCGGCGCCGACCCTGGGCGTGCAGTTCACCGAAACCATGAAGGGCTACTTTTCCACCGACTTCACCCAGCCCCAGGGCACCGATCTGGCGCTCTACCAGGCAGCGGCCCAGCGCGGAGAAGCGCAGAACTCGCCCATCGAATTCACCCTGACCATCACCGCCGCCGACCTCGACCGGATGATCAAGGAACCCGAGCACGCCGCAACCCTGGTCGGCACCCTGAATGCCCCGCTGTTGTCGGCCCAGCCCCTGGTGGCCAGCCACGGCGTGTTCAACCTGTTCGAGGAGTACCAGGAGCAGGTTGGCGTGCGCCACATGAACTACGACATGCGCCTGAGTGCCGAGGACGGCAGTGAGTATTTCTTCAGCGCCTTCAAGACCGTGCCCGAGGATCACGGCGTGCTGAACATCTGGCCCGACACCAGCACCCTCTACGTGACCCTGTACCGCGGCCGGGACAAGAACGCTCCGGTGCTGGGCAGCGGGGTGATGCACATCCTGCCGGCGGACTTCGCCCGGCAGATGACCACCATGAAGGTGCTCAACGCGCGCAACGAACGCGAGCGCATCGAGGCCCTGGCGCGCTTTGGCAAGTTTTTCGCCGGGATTCTCTGGGAGAGCTACGGCGGGGTCTTCGCCGGGGACATCTACTTCAACCCCGATGCGCCGCCCCGGCTGAAACGCCCCCTGGACGCGCCGGTGCCGACCGTGCATTTCTTCCAGACCGAGGACCATGTGCACCTGCGCCTGACCCGTTATCAGGCCGGCAGCAAGGGCCCGGTGATGCTGGTGCACGGGCTGGGCGTGGGCTCCAACATCTTCTCCACCGACACCATCCAGACCAACCTGCTGGAGTACCTGTGCAAGCACGACTATGACGTCTGGCTCCTGGATTTCCGGGTCAGCATCCTGCTGCCGGCGAGCAAGCAGGAATGCAATGGCGACCAGATCGCCGCCTACGATTTCAAGGCCGCCATCGGCCAGATCAAGCAGGCGACCGGGGCCCGGGACGTGCAATGCGTGGTGCATTGCTATGGCGCCACGACCTTCTTCATGTCGCTGCTGGCGGGCCTGCAGGACGTGCGTTCGGTGGTCTGCTCGCAGATCGCCGCCGACACCGTGGTGGCCGCCGCCACCGGGATCAAGGCCGGGTTGCACCTGCCGGGCATGCTCGACGCCATCGGCATCAAGTCGCTGACGGCCTATGCCGACAGCAAGGAAAGCTGGTTCAACAAGCTCTACGACACGGCCCTCAACGGCTATGCCCGGCTTGAAGCCCAGGGTTACTGCACCAACCCGGTGTGCCACCGCATCACCTTCATGTACGCCTCGCTGTACCGCCACGACACCCTCAACCAGACCCTGCACGACAACCTGCACGAGCTGTTCGGCGCATCCAACATCGAAACCTTCGAGCATCTGGCGCTGATCTGTCGCAAGGGCCACCTGGTGGACTTCAAGGGGCGCGACGTCTACATGCCGCATTTCGACCGGCTGAAGTTGCCCATCTGCTTCATCAGCGGCGCCGACAACCAGTGCTACCTGCCGCAAAGCACGCAGAAGACCTACGAGCGCCTGTGCCAGCTGCATGGCCCCGAGCTGTTCAGCCGCCATGTGGTGCCGGGTTATGGGCACATCGACTGCATTTTCGGCAAGAACGCGGTGGTGGATGTGTACCCGCTGATCCTTGCGCACCTGGACAAGACCGCCCGGGGCTGA
- the etfB gene encoding electron transfer flavoprotein subunit beta, which produces MNSNVISLVSIGAHPTSGRPRRAEQDARAVELGLQLAGDKLQVLHAGDVAEPALRAYLGMGLEQLHVLEQPAGADALPILTQYLREAGAQVVLTGSQAETGEGSGMLPFLLAENLGWPLVVGLAQVESLADGVAHVLQALPRGQRRRLKVRLPFLATVDNAAPKPRQSAYGPARRGLLQADQVMVVEDELFTTSSLQPAKPRPKRLKVIKAKSGADRMKAATAKASGGTGQVLKGVSPEAGAEAILKLLIEEGVVR; this is translated from the coding sequence ATGAACAGCAATGTGATCAGCCTGGTATCGATAGGCGCGCACCCGACTTCCGGCCGCCCACGGCGCGCCGAACAGGACGCCCGCGCGGTGGAACTGGGCCTGCAACTGGCGGGGGACAAACTGCAGGTGCTGCATGCCGGCGACGTCGCCGAACCGGCCCTGCGTGCTTACCTGGGCATGGGCCTGGAACAGCTGCACGTGCTGGAACAGCCAGCGGGCGCTGATGCCCTGCCGATCCTGACCCAGTACCTGCGCGAGGCGGGCGCCCAGGTGGTGCTTACCGGCAGCCAGGCGGAAACCGGCGAAGGCTCCGGCATGCTGCCGTTTTTGCTGGCGGAGAACCTGGGCTGGCCCCTGGTGGTGGGGCTGGCGCAAGTCGAATCCCTGGCCGACGGCGTGGCCCATGTGCTGCAAGCCTTGCCCCGTGGCCAGCGGCGCCGGCTCAAGGTGCGCCTGCCGTTCCTTGCCACTGTGGATAACGCTGCGCCGAAACCGCGCCAGAGCGCCTACGGCCCGGCGCGCCGTGGTCTGTTGCAGGCCGATCAGGTCATGGTGGTGGAGGACGAGTTGTTCACCACCTCCAGCTTGCAACCGGCCAAACCCCGGCCCAAGCGCCTGAAGGTGATCAAGGCCAAGAGCGGCGCGGATCGCATGAAGGCCGCCACTGCCAAGGCCAGCGGTGGCACCGGCCAGGTCCTCAAGGGCGTGAGCCCCGAGGCGGGCGCCGAGGCCATTCTCAAGTTGCTCATCGAAGAAGGCGTGGTGCGCTGA
- the etfA gene encoding electron transfer flavoprotein subunit alpha: MSEIIRRDPRAEWIARNRLHPLHAAMQPAQHSWMGPNGLIRKNPHGIGFIGPNGLKRIDRSGAQQGGSAKRTAAAEVQLPLHQVAQPAFYINVVPDMVGGRLSSHDRDLLGLARQLAGQDGAVLAVVFGEHKESAFATAGVDRLLVLPGSEFDGYAPEQRVQGLRAVDNQFSPRHWLLPDSRTGGGELGRRLAAALGERPATRVWQVKDGQCIGRAGAGLQDLARPAPRLILAAAECAEPVSETRHEALPVELSTSVARSLARIEDLGAVAVDPAAIPMAEAEFIFSGGNGVKDWPLFHQTAAALGATEGASRVAVDDGFMARDRQVGASGIWVTARVYVAVGISGAIQHLQGIGACDKVVAINLDPGCDMIKRADLSVIGDSAEILRALIAAVAAYRNDAKRDAA, translated from the coding sequence ATGAGCGAGATTATCCGCCGCGATCCCCGCGCCGAGTGGATCGCCCGCAACCGCCTGCACCCGCTGCACGCGGCCATGCAGCCGGCGCAGCACAGCTGGATGGGGCCCAATGGCCTGATCCGCAAGAACCCCCATGGCATCGGTTTCATCGGCCCCAACGGCCTCAAGCGCATCGACCGCAGCGGCGCCCAGCAGGGCGGCAGTGCCAAGCGCACGGCGGCGGCCGAGGTGCAGTTGCCGCTGCATCAGGTGGCGCAACCGGCGTTCTACATCAACGTGGTGCCGGACATGGTCGGCGGCCGACTGAGCAGCCACGACCGCGACCTGCTGGGCCTGGCCCGGCAACTGGCGGGCCAGGACGGCGCGGTGCTGGCAGTGGTGTTTGGCGAGCACAAGGAGTCGGCCTTCGCCACCGCGGGCGTCGACCGCCTGCTGGTGCTGCCTGGCAGCGAGTTCGACGGTTATGCACCGGAACAACGGGTGCAGGGCCTGCGGGCTGTGGATAACCAGTTCAGCCCGCGTCACTGGCTGCTGCCCGACAGCCGCACCGGTGGCGGCGAACTGGGTCGGCGCCTGGCCGCGGCCCTGGGCGAACGCCCGGCGACCCGGGTCTGGCAGGTCAAGGACGGGCAGTGCATCGGCCGGGCCGGTGCCGGCCTGCAGGACCTGGCGCGGCCGGCGCCACGCCTGATCCTGGCCGCCGCCGAATGCGCCGAGCCGGTCAGCGAAACCCGTCACGAAGCGTTGCCGGTGGAGTTATCCACAAGCGTGGCCCGCAGCCTGGCGCGCATCGAGGATCTGGGTGCGGTGGCGGTGGACCCGGCGGCGATTCCCATGGCCGAGGCCGAATTCATCTTTTCCGGGGGCAACGGGGTCAAGGATTGGCCACTGTTTCACCAGACCGCCGCGGCCCTGGGCGCCACCGAAGGCGCCTCGCGGGTGGCGGTGGACGACGGCTTCATGGCCCGTGACCGGCAAGTGGGGGCCAGCGGCATCTGGGTCACCGCGCGGGTCTATGTGGCGGTGGGGATTTCCGGGGCGATCCAGCACCTGCAAGGCATTGGCGCCTGCGACAAGGTGGTGGCGATCAACCTCGATCCGGGCTGCGACATGATCAAGCGCGCCGACTTGTCGGTGATTGGCGACAGCGCGGAAATTCTCAGGGCCTTGATCGCGGCGGTAGCGGCCTACCGCAACGACGCCAAGCGCGATGCGGCTTAA